One window of Cryobacterium arcticum genomic DNA carries:
- a CDS encoding DUF2017 family protein, which produces MDFRREDSGMVSAMLEPVEADLLRQVAGQLIRMLESIDTDDPGSFSLTNVSRLLPAAYPDDPEASAEFRRFTADGLLEGKIGNARSVIALLGAEAQDAPGHDPLPVPVVLDPAGVQSWLRTLTDLRLVIAERLQVDDRGIPRLHDDQSGFLGEVYDWLGMVQESLVYAIDA; this is translated from the coding sequence ATGGACTTCCGCCGCGAGGACTCCGGCATGGTCTCGGCGATGTTGGAACCCGTCGAAGCCGACCTGCTCCGCCAAGTGGCCGGGCAGCTGATCAGAATGCTCGAGAGCATCGACACCGACGACCCCGGTTCGTTCAGCCTGACCAATGTGAGCCGGCTCCTGCCCGCCGCCTACCCCGATGACCCCGAGGCCAGCGCCGAGTTCCGCCGGTTCACGGCCGACGGCCTGCTCGAGGGCAAGATCGGCAACGCCCGCTCGGTCATCGCCCTTCTCGGTGCCGAAGCGCAGGATGCGCCGGGGCACGATCCGCTGCCGGTTCCCGTGGTGCTCGACCCGGCCGGCGTGCAGTCGTGGCTGCGCACCCTCACCGACCTCAGGCTGGTGATCGCCGAACGCCTGCAGGTCGACGACCGGGGCATCCCCCGGCTGCACGACGACCAGAGCGGCTTCCTGGGCGAGGTCTACGACTGGCTCGGCATGGTGCAGGAGTCACTCGTGTACGCCATCGACGCCTAG
- a CDS encoding DNA polymerase III subunit alpha: protein MSFPHLHVASAYSTHYGVTLPEALAGQAAADGATFLAVTDRDGLYGAVKHVRACVAAGISPGLGAELAVHHDDDLGALGRVVVLAHGGGTGRGYAALCRAVSSAHETPVRLAGQPPSISRRRLAELAGLNSLTVLLGPLSDVGLAVGRRDTPQARAGLADWVREMPPGSLVLEVVCHLAEPGTPGSVAPATRMLALAEYAQLPAVLSNAVRYGTPDEAVTADLADAARHLTPLAQLGGSQDTELQVNGQAWLKPAAAMRQVARMVVDAGQHSDGALARLLRDTHDLAERCVLDPVADIGLGRPRMPEASVIGITGDPLTELWARARSGIDERYTDAGRPALGAAHDRLAHEMATVESLGFASYFLTVAKVADIVRGMGIRIQARGSGVGSVLNYALHTSSVEPIGNGLLWERFLSPERQTLPDIDLDVESSRRHDIYRTIFQTFGGARVSLMSMTNAYRGRGAVRDAGLALGMPDTQVATIAKQMWRFNARDFRAALAEKPELEELAAEVRESAQLDLLVDLTARLDRLPRHISVHPCGVILSDASLLDRTPVQASGMGLPMSQFDKHDMDPMGLIKLDILGVRMQSAMAHAVEEHHRLTGEHIDLDRVPLDDPATFELIRSTRTLGIFQIESPGQMELVGKLQPEEFNDLTVEISLFRPGPMKNNMPLKYLQARHGEVAPDYIHPRFEAILRETKGVVIFHEQVMRLFHELTDCGLGYADVLRRHLGRPEQLPVIEAYVRERALARGFDTVTIDRVWTVLAGFGSFGFAKAHGAAFALPTYQSAWLKTHHPAPFLAGLLTHDPGMWPKDLLVAEARVLGVPVLGLDVQHSALDYRVESVGSGQGIRMPLPELSGSSEAERARIVRHQPFSSLQDFRDRVRPRRRTFEALARIGALDSFIDHDRTRRHELLAHIQSLRGTAITIADDQLAFEVPLPVLDYEGARFDAVTSLQLRGRTQSDLELLDTGLAVADHRMRKFYPLFAELGVTPASALATLPGGTDVLLAGVRRATNTPPMRGGRRVVFVSLDDGTGPVSNVVFFHDAQERIGAGVFQTELMLVRGRTRRSGARGVSVTGEGMWDLVTVARDKARERAQAAKAARASALLDGHADTAPASGDAAAAAGAERARPARTAGIAPFDLWSTQTA from the coding sequence GTGAGTTTCCCGCACCTGCACGTCGCCAGCGCCTACTCCACCCACTACGGGGTGACCCTGCCCGAGGCCCTCGCCGGGCAGGCCGCAGCCGACGGGGCGACCTTCCTGGCCGTCACCGACCGTGACGGCCTCTACGGAGCGGTGAAGCATGTGCGCGCCTGTGTCGCGGCGGGCATCAGCCCGGGCCTCGGCGCCGAGCTCGCGGTGCACCACGACGACGACCTCGGTGCGCTCGGCCGGGTCGTGGTGCTCGCGCACGGCGGCGGCACCGGGCGCGGCTACGCGGCCCTGTGCCGGGCGGTGTCCAGCGCCCACGAGACCCCGGTACGGCTGGCGGGCCAGCCGCCGAGCATCTCCCGGCGCCGGCTGGCCGAGCTTGCCGGCCTGAACTCACTGACGGTGCTGCTCGGCCCGCTGTCGGATGTGGGCTTGGCGGTGGGACGCCGGGACACCCCGCAGGCCCGGGCCGGCCTGGCCGACTGGGTGCGCGAAATGCCGCCCGGGTCGCTCGTCCTCGAGGTGGTCTGCCACCTCGCCGAGCCGGGCACCCCCGGCAGCGTCGCGCCAGCCACCCGCATGCTCGCCCTGGCCGAGTACGCCCAGCTGCCGGCGGTGCTGAGCAACGCCGTGCGCTACGGAACGCCCGACGAGGCGGTCACGGCCGACCTCGCCGACGCCGCCCGGCATCTCACCCCGCTCGCCCAACTCGGCGGGTCGCAGGACACCGAGCTGCAGGTGAACGGGCAGGCCTGGCTCAAACCCGCCGCGGCCATGCGCCAGGTGGCCCGTATGGTGGTCGACGCCGGCCAGCACAGCGACGGGGCCCTGGCCCGGCTGCTGCGGGACACCCACGACCTGGCCGAGCGCTGCGTGCTCGACCCGGTCGCCGACATCGGTCTCGGCCGCCCCCGGATGCCCGAGGCGAGCGTCATCGGCATCACCGGAGACCCGCTCACCGAGCTGTGGGCGCGCGCCCGGAGCGGCATCGACGAACGGTACACCGATGCGGGCCGGCCGGCCCTCGGCGCCGCCCACGACAGGCTCGCCCACGAGATGGCCACCGTCGAGAGTCTCGGTTTCGCCAGCTACTTCCTCACCGTCGCGAAGGTGGCCGACATCGTCCGCGGCATGGGCATCCGCATCCAGGCCCGCGGTTCCGGGGTGGGCTCGGTGCTCAACTACGCCCTGCACACGTCCTCGGTCGAGCCCATCGGCAACGGCCTGCTCTGGGAACGCTTCCTCTCCCCCGAACGCCAGACCCTGCCCGACATCGACCTCGATGTGGAATCGTCCCGGCGGCACGACATCTACCGCACGATCTTCCAGACCTTCGGCGGCGCCCGGGTATCGCTCATGTCGATGACCAACGCCTACCGCGGCCGCGGAGCCGTGCGTGACGCCGGGCTGGCGCTCGGCATGCCCGACACCCAGGTGGCCACGATCGCCAAGCAGATGTGGCGATTCAACGCCCGGGACTTCCGCGCGGCGCTGGCCGAGAAGCCCGAGCTCGAGGAGCTGGCCGCCGAGGTGCGCGAGTCGGCCCAGCTCGACCTGCTCGTCGACCTCACCGCCCGGCTGGACCGGCTGCCCCGGCACATCTCGGTGCATCCGTGCGGGGTCATCCTCTCCGACGCCTCCCTGCTCGACCGCACCCCGGTGCAGGCGTCGGGCATGGGACTGCCCATGTCACAGTTCGACAAGCACGACATGGACCCGATGGGCCTGATCAAGCTCGACATCCTAGGGGTGCGCATGCAGTCGGCCATGGCGCACGCCGTCGAGGAGCACCACCGGCTCACCGGCGAGCACATCGACCTCGACCGGGTGCCGCTGGACGACCCGGCCACCTTCGAACTCATCCGCTCCACGCGCACCCTGGGAATCTTCCAGATCGAGTCGCCCGGCCAGATGGAGCTGGTGGGCAAGCTGCAACCCGAGGAGTTCAACGACCTCACCGTCGAGATCTCCCTGTTCCGGCCCGGCCCGATGAAGAACAACATGCCGCTGAAATACCTGCAGGCCCGGCACGGCGAGGTCGCCCCGGACTACATCCATCCGCGCTTCGAGGCCATTCTGCGGGAGACCAAGGGCGTCGTCATCTTCCACGAGCAGGTGATGCGCCTCTTCCACGAACTCACCGATTGCGGCCTCGGCTACGCCGATGTGCTGCGCCGGCATCTCGGCCGGCCCGAACAGTTGCCCGTCATCGAGGCCTACGTGCGCGAACGGGCCCTCGCGCGCGGATTCGACACCGTGACGATCGACCGGGTCTGGACGGTCCTGGCCGGTTTCGGCAGCTTCGGCTTTGCCAAGGCCCACGGTGCAGCGTTCGCCCTGCCCACCTACCAGTCGGCCTGGTTGAAGACCCATCATCCGGCTCCCTTCCTGGCCGGACTGCTCACCCACGATCCAGGCATGTGGCCCAAGGACCTGCTGGTGGCGGAGGCCCGGGTGCTCGGCGTGCCGGTGCTCGGTCTCGACGTGCAACACAGCGCCCTGGACTACCGGGTGGAATCCGTCGGCTCGGGCCAGGGCATCCGGATGCCGTTGCCGGAGCTGTCTGGTTCGAGCGAGGCCGAACGCGCCCGCATCGTTCGGCACCAGCCGTTCAGCTCGCTGCAGGACTTCCGCGACCGGGTGCGTCCCCGCCGGCGCACCTTCGAAGCCCTGGCCCGGATCGGCGCGCTTGACAGCTTCATCGACCACGACCGCACCCGTCGGCACGAGCTGCTCGCGCACATCCAGTCGCTGCGGGGTACGGCCATCACGATCGCCGACGACCAGCTCGCCTTCGAGGTGCCGTTGCCGGTTCTCGACTATGAGGGCGCGCGGTTCGACGCCGTCACCTCCCTCCAATTGCGCGGACGCACCCAGAGCGACCTCGAACTGCTCGACACCGGGCTGGCCGTGGCCGACCACCGGATGCGCAAGTTCTACCCCTTGTTCGCCGAGCTCGGGGTGACCCCAGCGTCGGCGCTGGCGACGCTGCCCGGGGGAACCGATGTGCTGCTCGCGGGCGTGCGCCGGGCCACCAACACCCCGCCCATGCGGGGCGGACGCCGGGTGGTCTTCGTGAGCCTGGACGACGGGACCGGACCGGTGTCCAACGTGGTGTTCTTCCACGACGCCCAGGAACGCATCGGCGCCGGGGTCTTCCAAACCGAGCTGATGCTGGTGCGCGGCCGCACCCGTCGGTCGGGAGCCCGCGGGGTCTCGGTGACCGGCGAGGGCATGTGGGACCTGGTCACGGTGGCGAGGGACAAGGCCAGGGAGCGTGCCCAGGCGGCCAAGGCGGCCCGGGCTAGCGCCCTGCTCGACGGCCACGCCGACACCGCGCCGGCCAGCGGGGACGCTGCGGCGGCGGCCGGAGCGGAGCGGGCCCGGCCGGCCCGAACGGCCGGGATCGCACCGTTCGACCTGTGGTCGACGCAGACCGCCTAG
- a CDS encoding glutamate decarboxylase — translation MSTNPEFLEVNPLFARPGEATLAPRYTLGDTMMGPDTAFQIIHDEIKLDGISRLNLATFVSTWMDDQARRLYTESFDKNMIDKDEYPQTAAIEDYCWHIIADLWHAPEPRTTIGTSTIGSSEACMLGGLAFKRRWQQARRAAGLSTEKPNLVMSSAVQVCWEKFCNYWDVEMRLVPVTDEHPCLDGHDLADYVDENTIGVVAIMGVTYTGIYEPVQEIAAALDEIQTRTGLDVPIHVDAASGGMIAPFLQPDLVWDFRLERVHSISTSAHKYGLVYPGLGWVVWRSPDLLPEDLIFRVSYLGGDMPTLALNFSRPGAQVLLQYYLFLRLGFEGYRLVQQASQDVAMYLSKGIAEHGAFTLVSDGSDIPVFAWRLAEGHTDKWNLFHLSDRLRARGWLVPAYPMPDDLSDRIVQRIVVRNGLSLDLASRLLTAISEETAYLDRLDGPMPVEEHQPGFTH, via the coding sequence ATGTCGACGAATCCAGAGTTCCTCGAGGTCAACCCACTGTTCGCCCGGCCGGGGGAGGCCACGCTCGCCCCGCGATATACGCTCGGTGACACCATGATGGGGCCGGACACGGCCTTCCAGATCATCCACGACGAGATCAAGCTCGACGGCATCTCCAGGCTCAACCTGGCCACCTTCGTGAGCACCTGGATGGACGACCAGGCCAGACGGCTGTACACCGAGTCCTTCGACAAGAACATGATCGACAAGGACGAGTACCCGCAGACGGCGGCCATCGAAGACTACTGCTGGCACATCATCGCCGACCTCTGGCATGCGCCAGAGCCGCGCACCACCATCGGCACCTCCACGATCGGGTCGTCGGAGGCCTGCATGCTCGGCGGGCTGGCCTTCAAGCGCCGCTGGCAACAGGCCCGTCGCGCTGCCGGGCTCTCAACGGAGAAACCCAACCTGGTGATGAGCAGTGCGGTGCAGGTCTGCTGGGAGAAGTTCTGCAACTACTGGGACGTCGAGATGCGTCTGGTACCGGTGACGGACGAGCATCCGTGCCTGGACGGCCACGACCTGGCCGACTATGTCGACGAGAACACCATCGGGGTCGTCGCCATCATGGGAGTGACCTACACGGGCATCTACGAGCCGGTGCAAGAGATCGCCGCGGCCCTCGACGAGATCCAGACGCGCACGGGACTGGACGTTCCCATCCACGTGGATGCGGCATCCGGCGGCATGATCGCCCCGTTCCTGCAGCCGGACCTGGTGTGGGACTTCCGGTTGGAGCGGGTGCACTCGATCAGCACCTCGGCGCACAAGTACGGCCTGGTCTACCCGGGGCTGGGCTGGGTGGTCTGGCGCAGCCCCGACCTGCTGCCGGAGGACCTGATCTTCCGGGTGAGCTACCTGGGCGGCGACATGCCGACCCTCGCGCTCAACTTCTCGCGGCCCGGAGCCCAGGTGCTGCTGCAGTACTACCTGTTCCTGCGGCTCGGCTTCGAGGGCTACCGGCTGGTGCAACAGGCCTCCCAGGACGTGGCGATGTACCTCTCGAAGGGCATCGCAGAGCACGGTGCGTTCACCCTGGTGAGCGACGGTTCCGACATCCCGGTGTTCGCGTGGCGGCTGGCCGAGGGGCACACCGACAAGTGGAACCTCTTCCACCTGTCCGACCGGTTGCGCGCGCGCGGCTGGCTGGTGCCCGCGTACCCGATGCCCGACGACCTGTCGGACCGCATCGTGCAGCGCATCGTGGTGCGGAACGGGTTGAGTCTCGACCTCGCTTCGCGGCTGCTGACCGCGATCAGCGAAGAGACCGCGTACCTCGACCGGCTGGACGGGCCCATGCCCGTGGAGGAACACCAGCCCGGCTTCACCCACTGA
- a CDS encoding glycosyltransferase has product MTLLIISPDYASHLFPLATLGTAWRTRGERVVVASGPATAGIVADFGFERVNLQLGRGSNPGTIRAEDQPTGEDDALRGFFDATRVGLVETLRFQAEARSSDLLWNPVAVAREVQRIVAEVQPDQVIVDHLAFSARLALISAGVRHADVVLGHPTALPVGDEVYGYPSAWPEAFTPDPLELVQLRLLCERVRDDFTLQWNDALLQLDPTAPPSGDAFTETGDVLLLNYPAELHSAERTALLPEHAFLGSAVRSEADDPEVSAWLASGDDRPLVYVSFGSFLSVRGDVLARVAEALRGLDVRVAIAVGSTDAAELGPLPDSWLVRSFLPQVTVLGHAALAVTHGGNNSVTEAMTAGVPLLVLPFSTDQFAGAAALDDAGFGLSLDPNTAGPDALRQAAVTLLGLSGEPQERLQALSAALSGGAGPQRAYTALQTVPRAA; this is encoded by the coding sequence ATGACCCTCCTGATCATCAGCCCCGACTACGCGTCGCACCTGTTCCCGCTCGCGACCCTCGGCACCGCCTGGCGCACCAGAGGTGAGCGTGTGGTGGTGGCCAGCGGACCGGCCACGGCCGGGATCGTGGCCGACTTCGGCTTCGAACGCGTGAACCTGCAGCTGGGCCGCGGGTCGAACCCCGGCACCATCCGCGCCGAGGACCAGCCCACCGGCGAGGACGACGCCCTGCGCGGCTTCTTCGACGCCACCCGGGTGGGCCTGGTGGAAACCCTCCGGTTCCAGGCCGAGGCCCGCAGCAGCGACCTGCTCTGGAACCCCGTGGCCGTGGCCCGCGAGGTGCAGCGCATCGTGGCCGAGGTGCAGCCCGACCAGGTGATCGTCGACCACCTGGCGTTCAGCGCCCGGCTCGCCCTGATCAGCGCCGGAGTGCGGCACGCCGACGTCGTTCTCGGGCATCCCACCGCCCTGCCCGTGGGCGACGAGGTCTACGGCTACCCGTCGGCCTGGCCGGAGGCGTTCACCCCGGACCCGCTCGAGCTCGTGCAGCTACGGCTGCTCTGCGAACGGGTGCGCGACGACTTCACGCTGCAGTGGAACGATGCCCTGCTGCAGCTGGACCCGACGGCCCCGCCCAGCGGCGACGCCTTCACCGAGACCGGAGACGTGCTCCTGCTGAACTATCCGGCCGAGCTGCACTCGGCGGAGCGCACCGCGCTTCTGCCCGAACACGCCTTCCTCGGCTCCGCGGTGCGTTCGGAGGCCGACGACCCAGAAGTGTCCGCCTGGCTGGCCTCCGGCGACGACCGCCCGCTGGTGTACGTCAGCTTCGGCAGCTTCCTGTCGGTGCGCGGCGACGTCCTCGCCCGCGTGGCGGAGGCCCTGCGCGGTCTCGATGTGCGGGTGGCGATCGCCGTGGGCTCCACCGACGCGGCCGAGTTGGGCCCGCTGCCGGATTCCTGGCTGGTGCGTTCGTTCCTGCCCCAGGTGACGGTGCTCGGGCACGCGGCCCTGGCCGTCACCCACGGCGGCAACAACTCGGTCACCGAGGCCATGACGGCCGGTGTGCCGTTGCTTGTGCTGCCATTCTCCACCGACCAGTTCGCCGGAGCCGCGGCCCTCGACGACGCCGGTTTCGGGCTCTCCCTCGACCCCAACACGGCCGGACCGGATGCGCTGCGGCAGGCCGCCGTGACGCTGCTGGGGCTGTCGGGCGAACCCCAGGAGCGACTGCAGGCGCTCAGCGCGGCGCTGTCCGGTGGCGCGGGGCCGCAGCGCGCCTACACGGCGTTGCAGACGGTGCCGCGCGCGGCCTGA
- a CDS encoding glycosyltransferase → MGTHTTLDSMRQAGGILAGIRCADDLTIAATRDGGNRAVRLLAQAALDPTDQLTAIAAVHALAQVFDESADDVLVSLLEHDSAFLREHAAWAFGTRLPRFDAIAGLFRMVVAGGFSGMIAQRTLEQWAASAPDHVALAAEGAMLGVAEPAARARLVETIGLIGGRIPQRMLRRIAADPTEALDPRAAAVAALGDSPATDANVAVVTDLARGDDDLADVARLALLDLTVPAYPRAPWSSGQTVAQLFLHADIDRELSQVGSGDNGGIATLLVRLGDALVAGGGAAYSPANQVDAHPLDSVQLDSDRTGSSVDRVLTLSRGGPADALACLPEVSSTLSGHAFATVPFLGAPISSADAWPRRVAVQRGIRRILRAAGSVDVLHLRMADVGTLAASSVARELEIPVVFTVAPDPHSVINAMDAAGSLTRANFGAVDEVEHFWFRARLVQRIAADAAHTVLFPRPELERDMRELVGIDITAHPERHSVVAEGIDLTVIERSVATAITADPADFADLDALLATLPEHRRHLPLAVTVGRLHRVKGMATLVHAWADDAALRERCNLLIVGGDLENPSFDERGQLNLIGTAVPLDAAAGHGLLLAGHRANDAVARWLAAARYGRPGLAAPNGVYVCASMKEEFGIALLEAMATGLTVVAPDAGGPATYVEDGTTGILVNTADAAQLSDGITQALDLAAGPFGEEFAQRAADMVAGTFAIQAMAGTLAEVYHAVAEAQQALDWALSAS, encoded by the coding sequence GTGGGAACTCACACGACGCTGGATTCGATGCGACAGGCAGGCGGCATCCTGGCCGGTATCCGCTGCGCGGACGACCTCACCATCGCCGCGACCCGCGACGGCGGCAACCGCGCCGTGAGGCTGCTGGCCCAGGCCGCGCTCGATCCGACCGACCAGCTCACCGCCATCGCGGCCGTGCATGCCCTGGCTCAGGTCTTCGACGAATCCGCCGACGACGTGCTGGTCTCCCTGCTCGAGCACGACTCCGCGTTCCTGCGCGAGCACGCCGCCTGGGCCTTCGGCACCCGGCTGCCGCGCTTTGACGCCATCGCCGGGCTGTTCCGCATGGTGGTGGCCGGTGGATTCTCCGGGATGATCGCCCAGCGCACCCTCGAGCAGTGGGCGGCGTCCGCCCCCGACCACGTGGCCCTGGCCGCCGAGGGCGCCATGCTCGGTGTCGCCGAGCCGGCCGCCCGTGCCCGTCTCGTCGAGACGATCGGCCTCATCGGCGGCCGCATCCCGCAGCGGATGCTGCGCCGCATCGCGGCCGACCCGACCGAGGCCCTCGACCCCCGGGCCGCGGCCGTGGCCGCCCTGGGCGACTCCCCGGCCACCGACGCCAACGTCGCCGTCGTGACCGACCTGGCCCGCGGCGACGACGACCTCGCCGACGTGGCCCGCCTCGCCCTGCTGGACCTCACCGTGCCCGCCTACCCGCGCGCGCCGTGGAGCAGCGGGCAGACCGTGGCTCAGCTGTTCCTGCACGCTGACATCGACCGGGAACTCAGCCAGGTGGGCTCGGGTGACAACGGCGGAATCGCCACCCTGCTGGTGCGCCTGGGCGACGCCCTCGTGGCCGGCGGCGGCGCGGCCTACTCCCCGGCCAACCAGGTCGATGCCCACCCGCTCGATTCAGTACAGCTCGACAGCGACCGGACCGGCAGCAGCGTCGACCGCGTGCTGACCCTGTCGCGCGGCGGCCCCGCCGACGCCCTGGCCTGCCTGCCCGAGGTGAGCTCGACGCTCTCCGGGCACGCCTTCGCGACCGTCCCGTTCCTCGGGGCGCCCATCTCCTCGGCCGATGCCTGGCCGCGGCGCGTGGCAGTGCAGCGCGGCATCCGCCGGATTCTGCGCGCCGCGGGCAGCGTCGACGTGTTGCACCTCAGGATGGCGGACGTGGGCACCCTTGCGGCCTCCTCCGTGGCTCGTGAACTGGAGATCCCGGTGGTCTTCACGGTGGCACCAGACCCGCACAGCGTGATCAACGCGATGGATGCCGCCGGCTCGCTCACGCGCGCCAACTTCGGCGCCGTCGACGAGGTCGAACACTTCTGGTTCCGGGCCCGGCTGGTGCAGCGGATCGCGGCCGACGCCGCGCACACCGTGCTCTTCCCGCGCCCCGAACTGGAGCGGGACATGCGCGAACTCGTGGGCATCGACATCACGGCGCACCCCGAGCGTCACTCCGTGGTCGCGGAGGGCATCGACCTCACCGTGATCGAGCGGTCGGTGGCCACGGCGATCACGGCTGACCCGGCCGACTTCGCTGACCTCGACGCCCTGCTGGCCACGCTGCCCGAGCACCGGCGGCACCTGCCGCTCGCGGTCACGGTGGGCCGGCTGCACCGGGTGAAGGGCATGGCCACTCTCGTGCACGCCTGGGCCGACGATGCGGCCCTGCGCGAGCGGTGCAACCTGCTGATCGTGGGCGGCGATCTCGAGAACCCGTCGTTCGACGAACGCGGACAGCTCAACCTGATCGGCACCGCGGTGCCCCTGGACGCCGCAGCCGGACACGGTCTGCTGCTTGCCGGACACCGGGCCAACGACGCGGTGGCCCGCTGGCTGGCCGCCGCCCGCTACGGCCGGCCCGGACTGGCGGCGCCGAACGGTGTCTACGTGTGCGCGAGCATGAAGGAAGAGTTCGGCATCGCGCTGCTCGAGGCGATGGCGACGGGACTGACCGTCGTGGCGCCTGACGCGGGCGGACCGGCGACCTACGTGGAGGACGGCACCACCGGCATCCTGGTGAACACCGCCGACGCTGCCCAGCTCTCGGACGGCATCACCCAGGCGCTCGATCTCGCAGCCGGCCCGTTCGGCGAGGAATTCGCCCAGCGCGCCGCCGACATGGTTGCAGGGACCTTCGCCATCCAGGCCATGGCCGGCACTCTTGCGGAGGTCTACCACGCGGTGGCCGAAGCGCAGCAGGCCCTCGACTGGGCGTTGAGCGCTTCATGA
- a CDS encoding SDR family NAD(P)-dependent oxidoreductase, translating to MTIDSETQAQAQAQPQAESQTQTQDQAESPTETRTAASAGPVAQAARVTSPGTVSATDEESTPPAPVALVTGAGSIIGRAVVARLLENGYAVAGVDAKETALLGDRHVVSVGDMGTERDARLAVSHAIETFGRLDAAVLLADIGSSRTLQMPGSIAEGEHLLARNLNSIALGIQAAVEGFSLDGHRSIVATASVAGLLADPGNWAYHASKIAMIDLVRSSALTYAARDIRINNVASGLVRADLGDENLSDQIFGRDFSRRIPLCRLADAREVASVIAFLLSPAASYVTGTTLAVDGGLTASAGIVF from the coding sequence ATGACAATCGACAGCGAGACCCAGGCCCAGGCCCAGGCGCAGCCCCAGGCGGAGTCCCAGACTCAGACCCAGGACCAGGCGGAGTCCCCGACAGAGACACGGACTGCCGCCTCGGCCGGACCGGTCGCCCAAGCCGCACGCGTCACGTCACCGGGTACGGTCAGCGCGACCGACGAGGAATCCACGCCCCCGGCTCCGGTGGCCCTTGTCACCGGAGCCGGCTCGATCATCGGCCGTGCCGTGGTCGCCCGGCTGCTGGAGAACGGCTACGCAGTGGCCGGAGTCGACGCCAAGGAGACCGCGCTCCTGGGTGATCGGCACGTGGTGTCGGTGGGAGACATGGGTACCGAGCGCGACGCTCGCCTCGCCGTATCCCACGCAATCGAGACCTTCGGCCGGCTCGATGCGGCCGTGCTCCTGGCCGACATCGGAAGCTCCCGCACGCTGCAGATGCCCGGCTCCATCGCCGAGGGCGAGCATCTGCTTGCCCGCAACCTCAACAGCATCGCACTGGGTATCCAGGCGGCCGTCGAGGGGTTCTCGCTCGACGGGCACCGCAGCATCGTTGCGACGGCCTCCGTGGCCGGGTTGCTCGCGGATCCGGGCAACTGGGCCTATCACGCTTCGAAAATCGCGATGATCGACCTCGTGCGGTCGTCGGCGTTGACCTATGCCGCCCGCGACATCCGTATCAACAATGTGGCCTCTGGCCTGGTGCGGGCGGACCTCGGCGACGAGAACCTGTCCGATCAGATCTTCGGCCGGGATTTCTCGCGGCGCATCCCGCTCTGCCGGCTCGCGGATGCCCGCGAGGTCGCGTCGGTCATAGCTTTCCTGCTCTCGCCGGCGGCGTCGTACGTGACGGGCACGACCCTCGCGGTGGACGGCGGCCTGACGGCGTCGGCCGGAATCGTGTTCTGA